One segment of Penaeus chinensis breed Huanghai No. 1 chromosome 14, ASM1920278v2, whole genome shotgun sequence DNA contains the following:
- the LOC125032371 gene encoding uncharacterized protein LOC125032371, with amino-acid sequence MSTFNAKEFCENPTLEQLAEPIKKDDWRFIAQYFSVPHSGSTTKKVIKELVLENLIQRELLPSEATDSLNPQDPELLDVRDTSMLSDQKEESWSTARLEFEKYAFDLKLKNLPLVPSFLENDPDGSFRNFEKTAEHFKWPYAEWTWLLQPKLSGKAAITFSNLDCIDDYESIKQSILDAYAITPDGYRQKFRSLTKSPHGTFAEFFTEKARLFNKWLDSTSTKSFSQLKELLILEEVKRKLPFDILKHIEDRGETDLLKAAQIADSFALLKRSQLGKVDKVRFYVQSSSGENLGNGGKAGKIAPLNFCSYCKRAGHTIDKCKDPKCRKSGINVRPFISPSIQAFEPKPVASVTNVNSPDPFSDFKYRGTVSLDSMSKSYPILILRDTGAAQSIILKSALPGIETKYTGEKVLVKDLTSKISYKLANIFLTSDFVSGEIKIAVTENNFPIEGISLILGHDLAGKLVYPTINVVAKPLTYSPTKELDQKQPHIFPVCAVTRSKLYKKSSLEKENPVDNLISQEITRSKLIAAQNDDPSLAKCRHVASDSLKDQKVPGFYYHDGLLMRVFRPPELRALDTWSEVHQVVIPLSVRKSVMTLAHDGLAGHLDSDPFERIVIDCVGPLPKTKKGNQYLFTIMDTATRYPEVYPLKNISANSIVKCLLHFFTSFGIPKEIQCDKGSNFTSDLFQKVLELLGISQQMSTAYHPQSQGCLERFHQTLKSMLKKYCLETGNYWDENIHFLLFALRECPQESLGYSPFELLYGRQIRGPLKVLKDQWFSDSSAPPNQTVASYIDNLRAKLSEARKLALSNLHNVQIKMKSSHDLKSQTRVFSPGDKVLLFLPIPGNPLKSKFIGPYVVSHKVSDYNYVVQTPDRRKDTQLVHINLIKSYIDRQPKEDFAKGKSIACMIPQESPITSMSNEYIEETDYIEIPGPHNPHNSEIIANLHKYLNYLPASKLNDVYLILKDFPQVTADNPGFCGHTLHDVELTPEVRPIRQSSYRLSPEKKAVMKKEVDYLLDHGLAEPSNSPWASPSLLVPKPDGTSRLCTDYRKLNKVTIPDSYPLPLIEELVDSIGQAKFITKIDMQKGYYQIGLTDNAKIISAFITPFGLYNYTVMPFGMCNAPATFQRAINYTIQGLEGVKSYLDDLLVISDSWDVHIRRLRSLFSRLDEAGFTINLAKSTFCSASVTYLGHIVGHGRTLPKQANVEAIQAYPTPTTRKSLMRFLGMVGFYRRFCSNFSSIATPLTDMTSSKCAFQWTSDCAEAFDKLKLFISSEPVLRTPDYSRPFSLQIDASGHGVGAVLLQEDEDTRVMHPVSYFSAKLKKHQTQYSTIEREALSLVLALKKFDCYLHSHQPVVVYTDHNPLVFIHRMQNQNQRILRWSLLLQQYNLVVKYIKGVDNVIADSLSREFPTSEDSADDLLVRQSYRGFKGGEPDQEIMADAWWKHKAEPLQIDTDQIPRLTAPYDNNSP; translated from the exons ATGTCTACATTTAATGCTAAAGAATTTTGTGAAAATCCTACACTTGAACAATTAGCCGAACCTATTAAGAAAGATGATTGGCGCTTTATTGCTCAATACTTCTCGGTACCTCATTCGGGTTCAACAACTAAGAAAGTAATTAAGGAACTAGTATTAGAAAATCTAATTCAAAGAGAATTACTTCCATCTGAAGCCACTGATTCTTTAAACCCTCAAGATCCCGAACTGCTTGACGTTAGAGACACTTCCATGCTGTCTGATCAGAAAGAGGAGTCTTGGTCCACTGCTCGACTAGAATTTGAAAAGTATGCGTTTGATTTAAAACTTAAG AATCTACCCCTTGTTCCTTCATTTCTTGAAAATGATCCTGATGGCTCATTCCGTAACTTTGAGAAAACTGCTGAACACTTTAAATGGCCCTATGCTGAGTGGACTTGGCTTCTCCAACCTAAATTAAGCGGTAAAGCTGCCATCACCTTTTCAAAtcttgattgcattgatgattatgAATCCATAAAACAGTCTATTCTTGATGCTTATGCAATCACACCTGACGGCTACAGACAAAAGTTTCGAAGTCTTACTAAGTCTCCTCATGGTACCTTTGCTGAATTTTTTACTGAGAAGGCTAGATTGTTTAACAAATGGCTAGATTCAACTTCAACTAAATCTTTCTCACAATTAAAAGAACTTCTTATtttagaagaagtaaaaagaaagttacCCTTCGATATCCTTAAGCATATAGAAGATAGGGGTGAAACCGATCTCCTTAAAGCAGCACAAATAGCTGATTCATTTGCGCTTTTGAAAAGGTCACAGCTGGGTAAGGTAGACAAGGTTAGATTTTATGTACAGTCCTCCTCTGGTGAAAACCTTGGGAATGGTGGTAAAGCTGGCAAAATTGCACCATTaaacttttgttcttattgcaaGCGAGCAGGTCATACCATAGACAAGTGCAAAGACCCAAAGTGTAGAAAGTCTGGTATAAATGTAAGACCATTCATAAGTCCAAGCATCCAAGCTTTTGAACCAAAACCAGTGGCAAGTGTGACAAATGTAAACTCTCCAGATCCATTCAGTGATTTTAAATATCGGGGAACTGTCTCTCTTGATTCAATGAGTAAATCATATCCCATACTCATCCTTAGGGACACTGGAGCTGCTCAAAGTATAATTCTAAAGTCTGCTTTACCTGGAATTGAGACAAAATATACAGGTGAAAAAGTTCTTGTTAAAGACTTGACTTCCAAAATTAGTTATAAACTAGCAAATATTTTTCTCACTTCTGATTTTGTATCAGGGGAAATAAAGATAGCTGTGACAGAAAATAATTTTCCAATAGAGGGAATAAGTTTAATTCTTGGACATGATCTAGCAGGGAAATTAGTGTACCCTACAATTAATGTTGTTGCAAAGCCTTTAACCTATAGCCCAACTAAAGAACTGGATCAGAAACAACCTCATATTTTCCCTGTGTGTGCTGTTACTCGTTCTAAGCTATATAAGAAATCttccttagaaaaagaaaatccagttgATAATTTGATCTCACAAGAGATCACACGAAGTAAATTAATTGCAGCTCAAAACGATGACCCCTCTCTTGCTAAATGCAGACATGTTGCCTCAGACAGTCTTAAAGATCAAAAGGTCcctggtttttattatcatgacggaCTATTAATGAGAGTATTCCGTCCTCCTGAACTCCGTGCTTTAGATACATGGTCAGAAGTACATCAAGTTGTAATTCCGTTGTCAGTTCGGAAATCAGTCATGACACTTGCACATGATGGTTTAGCAGGTCACTTAG ACTCAGATCCATTTGAAAGAATTGTAATTGACTGTGTAGGACCACTgcctaaaacaaagaaagggaaccaaTATCTCTTTACAATTATGGATACTGCTACAAGATATCCAGAGGTTTACCCTTTAAAGAATATTTCTGCCAATTCCATTGTAAAATGTCTACTtcattttttcacttcatttggAATCCCTAAAGAGATTCAATGTGACAAAGGCAGTAATTTTACAAGTGACTTGTTTCAAAAAGTCTTAGAACTGTTAGGTATCTCGCAACAAATGTCAACAGCTTATCATCCCCAATCACAAGGTTGCCTTGAAAGATTTCACCAGACCTTAAAATCTATGCTTAAAAAGTATTGCTTAGAAACAGGGAATTACTGGGATGagaacattcattttcttctgtttgcccTGAGGGAATGTCCACAAGAATCCCTTGGATATTCTCCATTTGAATTACTATATGGAAGACAGATTAGAGGTCCACTTAAAGTTCTTAAAGATCAGTGGTTTTCAGACTCTTCAGCTCCCCCTAATCAAACAGTGGCATCTTACATAGATAATCTTAGAGCTAAGTTATCAGAGGCAAGAAAATTGGCTCTCTCTAATCTTCATAACGTTCAAATCAAAATGAAGTCTTCTCATGATTTAAAATCACAAACTCGAGTATTCTCTCCAGGAGACAAGGTTTTACTGTTCCTTCCAATTCCAGGAAACCCTCTTAAGAGCAAATTCATTGGGCCTTATGTTGTTTCTCATAAAGTTTCTGATTACAATTATGTAGTTCAAACTCCTGATAGACGTAAAGATACCCAGTTGGTACATATCAACTTAATCAAATCGTATATTGACAGGCAGCCAAAGGAGGACTTTGCCAAAGGCAAATCTATTGCATGTATGATTCCTCAGGAATCTCCCATAACTTCTATGTCTAACGAGTATATTGAGGAGACTGATTACATAGAAATCCCAGGTCCTCATAATCCACATAACTCTGAGATAATAGCTAatcttcataaatatttaaattacttGCCTGCTTCAAAGTTAAATGATGTATATCTAATACTGAAAGATTTTCCTCAGGTAACAGCTGATAACCCAGGGTTTTGTGGCCATACTCTACATGATGTTGAACTCACTCCCGAGGTAAGACCCATTAGGCAAAGTTCATATAGACTCAGTCCAGAGAAGAAAGCTGTTATGAAGAAGGAAGTAGATTATCTACTTGATCATGGTTTAGCTGAACCAAGTAACTCTCCATGGGCTTCACCCTCACTGCTAGTGCCAAAACCTGACGGTACCAGTAGATTATGTACAGACTACCGAAAGTTAAATAAAGTAACTATACCtgactcctatcctcttcctttaatTGAAGAACTTGTAGACTCGATAGGACAAGCCAAATTCATAACCAAAATTGATATGCAGAAAGGTTACTATCAAATAGGATTAACAGATAATGCTAAAATCATATCTGCTTTTATAACTCCTTttggtttatataattatacagtaaTGCCTTTTGGGATGTGTAATGCACCAGCCACCTTTCAACGAGCAATCAATTATACCATTCAGGGTCTTGAAGGTGTTAAATCTTATTTAGATGATTTACTTGTTATCTCCGACTCATGGGATGTTCATATCCGTAGGCTACGCTCTCTGTTCTCCCGCTTAGACGAAGCTGGATTCACCATCAACTTGGCCAAATCTACTTTCTGCAGTGCCTCCGTGACCTACTTGGGACATATCGTGGGTCACGGACGAACGTTGCCCaaacaagcaaacgtagaagcaaTCCAGGCATACCCCACTCCAACAACTCGGAAATCTCTCATGAGGTTTTTGGGCATGGTGGGATTCTACAGACGCTTCTGCAGTAACTTCTCGTCTATAGCTACGCCTCTAACGGATATGACCAGCTCTAAGTGTGCTTTCCAGTGGACTTCCGATTGCGCTGAAGCTTTTGATAAACTGAAGCTCTTCATTTCTTCGGAACCGGTGCTGAGAACTCCCGATTACTCTCGTCCTTTCAGTCTGCAGATTGACGCTAGTGGCCATGGTGTTGGAGCGGTGCTACTACAAGAGGATGAAGATACTCGGGTGATGCATCCAGTTTCATACTTCTCGGCAAAGCTGAAAAAACATCAAACACAATACTCTACTATAGAACGTGAGGCTTTAAGTTTGGTATTAGCCCTGAAAAAGTTCGACTGCTACCTCCATAGCCATCAGCCTGTGGTGGTGTATACAGACCACAACCCTCTAGTGTTCATACATCGGATGCAGAATCAAAATCAACGCATTCTTCGATGGTCTCTTCTACTTCAACAGTACAACCTCGTCGTCAAATATATCAAGGGAGTAGATAACGTCATCGCTGACAGTCTGTCAAGAGAATTTCCAACGTCGGAAGATTCCGCCGACGACCTCCTCGTTCGTCAGAGCTACCGAGGATTTAAAGGGGGag AGCCAGACCAAGAGATAATGGCAGATGCATGGTGGAAGCACAAAGCAGAACCACTCCAGATAGACACCGACCAAATCCCAAGATTGACAGCCCCCTATGATAACAATAGTCCATAA
- the LOC125032452 gene encoding uncharacterized protein LOC125032452 has protein sequence MNTHPHFKSIVKAVNSAEEINVLVGEALTYQEMLEKRTSPWEMQCWNQEELQNFKIKLPNVDRLYHIHFIDDHLEERKFVLVARILYKERHVFVQLIAGCDFTGFHCKGGGEIYISLDPQIFLKSVLDQDYDIQKIWRAMVDDGYKVEQPSEHDLKPMRLWHSIPMLKFLCHMAVYNNKEELKHYHQVLPKSLVDCIDEFIKLRVTRDHHDEDGLCLGKLDK, from the exons ATGAATACACACCCTCACTTCAAAAGCATTGTCAAAGCAGTCAACTCTGCCGAGGAAATAAATGTTTTAGTGGGAGAAGCACTCACCTATCAGGAGATGCTTGAAAAGAGAACCTCACCATGGGAAATGCAGTGCTGGAATCAG GAAGAATTGCAGAACTTCAAAATAAAACTACCGAATGTGGACCGTCTCTACCACATCCACTTTATTGATGATCATTTAGAAGAACGCAAGTTTGTACTTGTAGCTCGTATTTTGTACAAGGAGAGACATGTCTTTGTACAGCTTATTGCAGGTTGCGACTTCACTGGCTTTCACTGCAAAG GTGGAGGTGAGATATACATTAGCCTGGATCCACAAATTTTTCTCAAGTCTGTGTTGGACCAGGACTACGACATTCAGAAGATATGGAGAGCAATGGTTGATGATGGATATAAAGTTG AACAACCATCTGAGCATGATCTCAAACCTATGAGACTGTGGCACAGCATACCAATGCTAAAGTTTTTATGTCACATGGCAGTGTATAACAACAAAGAAGAACTAAAGCACTACCATCAAGTGTTACCCAAATCTCTGGTGGACTGCATTGATGAGTTCATTAAACTCAGAGTAACTCGGGATCATCATGATGAAGATGGCCTATGTTTAGGCAAGCTAGACAAATAA